The Macaca nemestrina isolate mMacNem1 chromosome 12, mMacNem.hap1, whole genome shotgun sequence genome contains a region encoding:
- the LOC105468852 gene encoding transmembrane protein 126A isoform X2 has translation MAGIPFVTTDLTYRCFVSFPLNTGDAACETCTVTRSGLIGLVVGGLYPVFLAIPVNGSLAARYQSALLPHKGNILNYWIRTSKPVFRMMLFPIMLQTMFSAYLGSKQYKLLIKALQLSEPGQEIH, from the exons ATGGCAGGGATACCTTTTGTTACAACAGACTTAACTTACAGATGTTTTGTAAGTTTTCCTTTGAATACAG GTGATGCGGCTTGTGAAACCTGTACCGTAACACGGAGTGGACTGATAGGTCTTGTTGTTGGTGGTCTGTACCCTGTTTTCTTGGCTATACCTGTAAATGGTAGCCTAGCAGCCAG GTATCAATCAGCTCTGTTACCACACAAAGGGAACATCTTAAATTACTGGATTAGAACTTCTAAGCCTGTCTTTAGAATGATGTTATTTCCTATTATGCTCCAGACTATGTTTTCAGCATACCTTGGGTCTAAACAATATAAACTACTTATAAAGGCCCTTCAGTTATCTGAACCTGGCCAAGAAATTCActga
- the LOC105468853 gene encoding CREB/ATF bZIP transcription factor isoform X1, whose translation MRHSLTKLLAASGSNSPTRSESPAPAATCSLPSDLTRAAAGEEETAAAGSPGRKQQLGDEGELEAGRGSRGRVAVRAPSPEEMEEEAIASLPGEETEDMDFLSGLELADLLDPRQPDWHLDPGLSSPGPLSSSGGGSDSGGLWRGEDDDEAAAAEMQRFSDLLQRLLNGIGGCSSSSDSGSAEKRRKKSPGGGGGGSGNDNNQAATKSPRKAAAAAARLNRLKKKEYVMGLESRVRGLAAENQELRAENRELGKRVQALQEESRYLRAVLANETGLARLLSRLSGVGLRLTTSLFRDSPAGDHDYALPVGKQKQDLLEEDDSAGGVCLHVDKDKVSVEFCSACARKASSSLKIFFFR comes from the exons ATGAGGCATAGCCTGACCAAGCTGCTGGCAGCCTCGGGCAGCAACTCCCCAACCCGCAGTGAGAGCCCAGCCCCGGCTGCAACCTGCTCGCTGCCCTCGGACCTCACCCGGGCGGCAGCGGGGGAGGAGGAGACAGCAGCGGCCGGATCTCCCGGCCGCAAGCAGCAGCTTGGCGACGAAGGGGAGTTGGAAGCCGGGAGGGGGAGCCGCGGCAGGGTGGCCGTGCGCGCGCCCTCGCccgaggagatggaggaggaagcgATCGCCAGCCTCCCCGGAGAAGAAACGGAGGATATGGACTTTCTGTCTGGGCTGGAACTGGCGGATCTCCTGGACCCCCGGCAACCGGACTGGCACTTGGACCCCGGGCTTAGCTCGCCGGGGCCTCTCTCCTCGTCTGGCGGAGGCTCGGATAGCGGCGGCCTGTGGAGAGGGGAGGATGACGATGAGGCCGCGGCTGCTGAAATGCAGCGCTTCTCTGACCTGCTGCAGAGGCTGTTAAACGGTATCGgaggctgcagcagcagcagtgacAGTGGCAGCGCCGAAAAGAGGCGGAAAAAGTCTCCAGGAGGCGGCGGTGGCGGCAGCGGTAACGACAACAACCAGGCGGCGACAAAGAGTCCCCGGAAGGCGGCGGCGGCCGCTGCCCGCCTTAATCGGCTGAAGAAGAAGGAGTACGTGATGGGGCTGGAGAGTCGAGTACGGGGTCTGGCAGCCGAGAACCAGGAACTGCGGGCCGAGAATCGGGAGCTGGGCAAACGCGTACAGGCACTGCAGGAGGAGAGTCGCTACCTACGGGCAGTCTTAGCCAACGAGACTGGACTGGCTCGCTTGCTGAGCCGGCTGAGCGGCGTGGGACTGCGGCTGACCACCTCGCTCTTCAGAGACTCGCCCGCCGGTGACCACGACTACGCTCTGCCGGTGGGAAAGCAGAAGCAGGACCTGCTGGAAGAGGACGACTCGGCGGGAGGAGTCTGTCTCCATGTGGACAAGGATAAGGTGTCGGTGGAGTTCTGCTCGGCGTGCGCCCGGAAGGCGTCGTCTTCTCTTAAAAT TTTCTTTTTTAGGTGA
- the LOC105468853 gene encoding CREB/ATF bZIP transcription factor isoform X2 yields the protein MRHSLTKLLAASGSNSPTRSESPAPAATCSLPSDLTRAAAGEEETAAAGSPGRKQQLGDEGELEAGRGSRGRVAVRAPSPEEMEEEAIASLPGEETEDMDFLSGLELADLLDPRQPDWHLDPGLSSPGPLSSSGGGSDSGGLWRGEDDDEAAAAEMQRFSDLLQRLLNGIGGCSSSSDSGSAEKRRKKSPGGGGGGSGNDNNQAATKSPRKAAAAAARLNRLKKKEYVMGLESRVRGLAAENQELRAENRELGKRVQALQEESRYLRAVLANETGLARLLSRLSGVGLRLTTSLFRDSPAGDHDYALPVGKQKQDLLEEDDSAGGVCLHVDKDKVSVEFCSACARKASSSLKM from the coding sequence ATGAGGCATAGCCTGACCAAGCTGCTGGCAGCCTCGGGCAGCAACTCCCCAACCCGCAGTGAGAGCCCAGCCCCGGCTGCAACCTGCTCGCTGCCCTCGGACCTCACCCGGGCGGCAGCGGGGGAGGAGGAGACAGCAGCGGCCGGATCTCCCGGCCGCAAGCAGCAGCTTGGCGACGAAGGGGAGTTGGAAGCCGGGAGGGGGAGCCGCGGCAGGGTGGCCGTGCGCGCGCCCTCGCccgaggagatggaggaggaagcgATCGCCAGCCTCCCCGGAGAAGAAACGGAGGATATGGACTTTCTGTCTGGGCTGGAACTGGCGGATCTCCTGGACCCCCGGCAACCGGACTGGCACTTGGACCCCGGGCTTAGCTCGCCGGGGCCTCTCTCCTCGTCTGGCGGAGGCTCGGATAGCGGCGGCCTGTGGAGAGGGGAGGATGACGATGAGGCCGCGGCTGCTGAAATGCAGCGCTTCTCTGACCTGCTGCAGAGGCTGTTAAACGGTATCGgaggctgcagcagcagcagtgacAGTGGCAGCGCCGAAAAGAGGCGGAAAAAGTCTCCAGGAGGCGGCGGTGGCGGCAGCGGTAACGACAACAACCAGGCGGCGACAAAGAGTCCCCGGAAGGCGGCGGCGGCCGCTGCCCGCCTTAATCGGCTGAAGAAGAAGGAGTACGTGATGGGGCTGGAGAGTCGAGTACGGGGTCTGGCAGCCGAGAACCAGGAACTGCGGGCCGAGAATCGGGAGCTGGGCAAACGCGTACAGGCACTGCAGGAGGAGAGTCGCTACCTACGGGCAGTCTTAGCCAACGAGACTGGACTGGCTCGCTTGCTGAGCCGGCTGAGCGGCGTGGGACTGCGGCTGACCACCTCGCTCTTCAGAGACTCGCCCGCCGGTGACCACGACTACGCTCTGCCGGTGGGAAAGCAGAAGCAGGACCTGCTGGAAGAGGACGACTCGGCGGGAGGAGTCTGTCTCCATGTGGACAAGGATAAGGTGTCGGTGGAGTTCTGCTCGGCGTGCGCCCGGAAGGCGTCGTCTTCTCTTAAAATGTAG